tgcagatgaacggtctctccccagtgtgagtgcgttggtgtctcagcagttcaattttgcttttaaacctcttctcacagtcagaacacttaaaagatctctcatcagagtgaactcgctggtgtctcagcaggatgaaagactgagtgaatctcttcccacacaaggagcaggtgaacggcctctccccagtgtgggtacgttggtgtatcagcagattaattttgcttttaaacctcttctcacagtcagaacatttaaaaggtctctcatcagagtgaactcgctggtgtgtcagcaggatggatgaccgagtgaatctcttcccacacaaggagcaggtgaatggcctctccccagtgtgaactcgctggtgtgtcagcaggatggacgactgagtgaatctcttcccacacacggtgcagatgaacggtctctccccagtgtgagtgcgttggtgtctcagcagttcaattttgcttttaaacctcttctcacagtcagaacatttaaaaggcctctccccagcgtgaactcgctggtgtgtcagaagctcagatgaccaagtgaatcccttcccacacacagagcagatgaactgtctctccccagtgtgagtgcgttggtgtgacagcagattacttttgctttgaaacctcttctcacagtcagaacatttaaaaggtctctcatcagagtgaagtcgctggtgtgtcagcagggtggatgaccgagtgtatcccttcccgcacacagagcaggtgaacggcctctccccagtgtgaactcgctggtgtgtcaggaggagggatgactgagtgaatcccttcccacacacggagcaggtgaacggcctctccccagtgtgaactcgctggtgtgtcaggaggacggatgactgagtgaatcccttcccacacacggagcaggtgaacggcctctccccagtgtgagtacattggtgtgtcagcaggttccttttgcatttaaacctcttctcacagtcagaacatttaaaaggtctctccccagtgtgaactcgctggtgtgtctggaggctggatgaaatagtgaatcccttcccacacacggagcaggtgaacggcctctccccagtgtgggtacgttggtgtatcagcagattaattttgcttttaaacctcatctcacagtcagaacatttaaaaggtctctcatcagagtgaactcgctggtgtgtcaggaggccggatgactgagcgaatcccttcccacacacggagcaggtgaacggcctctccccagtgtgactgtgttGATGAATTTCCAGcctggacgggtaattgaatcccttcccacagtccccacatttccacggtttctccatggtctgggtgtccttgtgtctctccaggttgatgatcagttgaagcctcgtccacacacagaacacgtgtacggtttctccccgctgtgaatggtgcgatgttttttctggctgtgtaactggttaaagctctttccacagtcagtgcactggaacactctcactcggtgtgtgtctcggtgcttttccactcacactgatgtctaAAAtcatctcccacagacagaacagacaaacatttctccttccacattcaaaggtcgatgatattcaggtcctgatgaatcgagtgactctgtcagatcttgacgtgatctttggtttgagtttccctctgcaaatcctcccctgtaaaagtagtttataaaagttatcactgtaactacaggatagaaattcagatcagataactttactttctatggaacattatttcctctctcattcctcaaagctgtaaatccccgtcccacacactctccctcctccctgtgctgaaatccaaacccattgcatcatctttcagtggccctaaaccataagtgaaagggtgtgagagagagagtgagtgtgagagggtgtgagagagtgtgagtacagtagtgggctgggtgtggagaatgaagtgaggcaggtggagcatgtttcagtggggcagcagtgatcataatctcatttggtttggaacagttatggaaaaggacaggggacagtcaaatgtgaaaattcttaactggaggagggctaattccagtgagttaaaaagggatcttgtccaggtggattggtatcaaaaattggcaggcagaacagtaattgaacagtgggaggccttcaaggaggagttggtttgggtgcagagtagacagattcccacgaggaggaaaggaacagcatccaaagcgagagctccctggatgactaaaggtatagagatcaccatttctccttcatttacagacgccccctgaccgatcaccatttctccttcatttatagacgctccctgaccgatcaccatttctccttcatttacagacgctccctgaccgatcaccatttctccttcatttacagacgctccctgatcgatcaccatttctccttcatttacagacgctccctgaccgatcaccatttctccttcatttacagacactccctgaccgatcaccatttctccttcatttacagacgctccctgaccgatcaccatttctccttcatttacagacgctccctgaccgatcaccatttctccttcatttacagacgctccctgaccgatcaccatttctccttcatttacagacgctccctgaccgatcaccatttctccttcattcacagacgctccctgaccgatcaccatttctccttcatttacagacgctccctgaccgatcaccgtttctccttcatttacagacgctccctgaccgatcgccatttctccttcatttacagacgctccctgaccgatccccatttccccttcatttcccggcgggtagtgagggggggataatgttcactgttttatattcgggtctggggccgcactcggggtttgtaaagcctgagcctgggcctgagcccggacccgggccccggggtttattgagcctcttgctccgatcctctgacctgcaccgaacgcgctcctcccgcagcctcgactggccgcgcatgctcaggacacactgcccgataatgagtcactactgcgcctgcgcactgggctccacggattcagatagggcacaatctgcaccgcgatgcatgctgggtgatgcagccgccattgacgATCTTAATACCAGGCCGAAAAACAAAAACATTGGAAgcagataattcaagtgtttaatttataatataaataattcaatcgttcaattcatttcataaataattgaatagttcaattctttaaataatcaattgtttaatttattacataaacaattagtgtttatttattatataaaggattcaagtgtttaatttattgtagaaataattcaatagtttaattcattatataaattttccttcgtttaatttattatataaagaattcaatatttagttgaattatttatatcataaattaaacacttgaatgatttgtctaataaattaaacacgagacttcattatataataaagtaaacaatttattatgtgtaatgaattaaacctttgaattatttatataatcaattaaacaattcattatgaaattgtttaattcattatgaatataatgaattaaacaattgattatttatataataaataacattttgaaattcttcatgcaataaattaaataatggattattaatatgattaaataaacacttgaatctttCTATGATAAGTTACacctttgaattaattatataatttaaacacttgacctctttatataataattttaacacttggattatttatataataaactaaacaattggttatttatataataaatgaaacaattggttatttatataataaactaaacaattggttatttatataataaattaaacaattggttatttatataataaattaaacaattgatttttttatataataaatgaaacacttgaattatttatataatgaattaaacatgaattatttatataataaattaaacaattgaattatttagagaaTCAAATAATCAGttcaatcatttatataataaattaaacaattgttttttatataataaattagacatgcattattatataaattaaacacttgtttatttgtataataatttcatcaattgaattatttagatgctTAATttcttatgaaaataattcaatagtttattttaacaACTGAAGTCgttatgtaagaaattaaacaattgattatttatataatgaattaaactattgaattatttatttaataaataaaactgtttaattatttatataataaattgaactattgaattatttggatcataaatgaaacagttgaattatttaaataataaattaaacaaatgaactatttatgtaataaattatacacttgaatgcttcattaataaattaaacacttgtttatttgtataataaattcacaaattgaattatttatacaataaattaaacaacggagctatttatatattaaattat
This Heptranchias perlo isolate sHepPer1 unplaced genomic scaffold, sHepPer1.hap1 HAP1_SCAFFOLD_414, whole genome shotgun sequence DNA region includes the following protein-coding sequences:
- the LOC137312273 gene encoding zinc finger protein 268-like, with the translated sequence MEKPWKCGDCGKGFNYPSRLEIHQHSHTGERPFTCSVCGKGFAQSSGLLTHQRVHSDERPFKCSDCEMRFKSKINLLIHQRTHTGERPFTCSVCGKGFTISSSLQTHQRVHTGERPFKCSDCEKRFKCKRNLLTHQCTHTGERPFTCSVCGKGFTQSSVLLTHQRVHTGERPFTCSVCGKGFTQSSLLLTHQRVHTGERPFTCSVCGKGYTRSSTLLTHQRLHSDERPFKCSDCEKRFQSKSNLLSHQRTHTGERQFICSVCGKGFTWSSELLTHQRVHAGERPFKCSDCEKRFKSKIELLRHQRTHTGERPFICTVCGKRFTQSSILLTHQRVHTGERPFTCSLCGKRFTRSSILLTHQRVHSDERPFKCSDCEKRFKSKINLLIHQRTHTGERPFTCSLCGKRFTQSFILLRHQRVHSDERSFKCSDCEKRFKSKIELLRHQRTHTGERPFICTVCGKRFTQSSNLLKHQRVHTGERPFTCSLCGMRFTRSFILLRHQRVHFDERPFKCSDCEKRFKSKFNLLTHQRTHTGERPFSCSVYGKGFAGSSTLLKHQRVHTGERPFTCTLCGMRFTRPSNLLRHQRVHSDERPFKCSDCEKRYKSKFNLLTHQRTHTGERPFTCSVCGKGFAWSSSLLKHQRVHTERPLNVLTVGRDLKSETNC